A window of Microcystis aeruginosa FD4 contains these coding sequences:
- a CDS encoding helix-turn-helix domain-containing protein, with product MSSSTGKYLSPSQRQQLLEILTEANIPDIDRKRIQIILFADEGKSQAEIRKLLDCTAATASKWILIAESGKIDRWQKYRRGRPPKVEQPYLDRLKELISKSPRDFGYSFKRWSGVWLARHLEKEFGIALTPTHINRLRKQLQPLRIVDLSPSAKA from the coding sequence ATGTCATCAAGCACTGGTAAATATCTATCCCCATCCCAACGTCAGCAACTCCTCGAAATCTTAACAGAAGCAAATATCCCCGATATCGATCGCAAACGGATTCAAATCATTCTTTTCGCTGACGAGGGCAAATCCCAGGCCGAGATCCGTAAGCTTCTCGATTGTACTGCCGCCACCGCTAGTAAATGGATACTGATCGCCGAGAGTGGCAAGATCGATCGCTGGCAGAAATACCGCCGCGGTCGCCCGCCAAAAGTTGAGCAACCTTACCTCGATCGCCTCAAGGAACTGATTAGTAAATCCCCCCGGGATTTCGGCTATTCCTTTAAGCGATGGTCGGGAGTTTGGTTAGCGCGGCATCTAGAGAAAGAATTCGGGATCGCGCTCACCCCCACCCACATCAATCGCCTCCGCAAACAGCTACAGCCGCTCCGCATCGTCGATCTTTCCCCTTCAGCCAAAGCTTAA
- a CDS encoding ABC transporter transmembrane domain-containing protein: MLDTHSLVNPWPEFLSETQWRSLQKTAIALSPEAGTLSLQPGLYLVVRGKVRIANSQQKEMIALKTEEFFGEFTLFPRSGFLPYSVRVSAKAELLLIPESALRPILKKHPALKKTLLQRAREIDQLLGTKTEETDKKSDRAYFPSPAQRLGHWIGQSLRRYPFFEQQSASDCGAASLVMIARYWGKRISVNRLRELANVNRDGASLKGLITAAENIGLSTRPVKATLEGLVKQTLPVIAHWEGKHFVVIWKITAKQVIIGDPAIGQLTLSRAEFASKWTGFTLLLQPNQKFRDTKEDKASLWQFYRLLEPHWFVLLEIFVASLFIQIFGLITPIFTQLILDRVIVQGSLTTLWAMGIGALIFGVFRVAITGLRAYLLDHTANRIDTALITGFIRHTLSLPLGYFESRYVGDIISRVGENRKIQRFLSGEALSILLDLLTVFVYVAVMFRYSWQLALISLAIVPPFLLLALISTPFLQRISRDIFQAIAKESSYLIEILTGIRTVKSTATERSTRWHWEDLFSVEVKKNFSGQIIGNNLQIFSNLIESLATTGLLCFGAYLVIQNQLSIGQLIAFNMLFAQIIAPFQRLTVLWTQFQEVNIAVERINDVLDAKPEENLEELSRQFLPELQGHIRFENVTFRYHTDSDRNILENLSFEILPGQTVALVGRSGSGKTTISKLLIGLYPPTDGKVSIDGYDLSTIALSSLRQQVGVVDQDTFLFGSTIRENISLGHPDRPLESVIEAAKLAGIHDFIQSLPMGYETQIGEGGGLLSGGQRQRIAIARSLMGEPRLLILDEATSHLDTESEQIIQNNLQKIRQNRTMVIIAHRLSTVRNADLILVLDRGILVDQGTHKELMSRPGIYRNLNSNQLSE, translated from the coding sequence ATGCTCGATACTCACAGCCTCGTGAATCCGTGGCCGGAATTCCTGTCCGAAACCCAGTGGCGGAGTCTCCAGAAAACGGCGATCGCCCTCTCTCCCGAAGCGGGGACCTTGTCCCTACAGCCCGGATTATACCTAGTCGTTCGCGGCAAAGTTCGGATAGCGAACTCGCAGCAAAAAGAGATGATAGCGCTCAAAACCGAGGAATTTTTCGGAGAATTCACCCTCTTTCCCCGATCGGGTTTTCTGCCCTACTCGGTTCGAGTCTCGGCGAAGGCGGAACTACTTCTTATTCCCGAGTCCGCCCTGAGGCCGATCCTGAAAAAACACCCCGCCCTGAAAAAAACATTACTGCAACGGGCGCGGGAAATTGATCAACTTCTTGGAACGAAGACAGAAGAAACGGACAAAAAAAGCGATCGAGCCTATTTCCCCTCTCCGGCGCAGCGGTTAGGTCACTGGATCGGGCAATCCCTCCGCCGTTATCCCTTTTTCGAGCAACAGTCCGCCTCCGATTGCGGGGCGGCCAGTTTAGTCATGATCGCCCGTTATTGGGGCAAAAGAATCAGCGTCAACCGTCTCCGGGAACTGGCCAACGTCAACCGCGACGGAGCATCCCTGAAGGGACTGATCACGGCAGCGGAAAATATCGGCCTCTCCACCCGTCCAGTAAAAGCGACTCTAGAGGGATTAGTTAAACAAACCCTACCGGTGATCGCTCACTGGGAAGGTAAACACTTCGTTGTTATCTGGAAAATTACCGCCAAACAGGTGATTATTGGCGATCCGGCGATCGGGCAATTAACCCTAAGTCGTGCCGAATTCGCCAGTAAATGGACGGGATTCACCCTTCTGCTCCAACCGAACCAGAAATTCCGGGACACGAAAGAGGATAAAGCCTCACTCTGGCAGTTTTATCGCTTACTGGAACCCCATTGGTTCGTGCTGCTGGAAATTTTCGTCGCCTCGCTTTTTATCCAGATATTCGGCTTAATTACGCCGATTTTCACCCAGTTAATCCTCGATCGAGTGATCGTGCAGGGTTCGTTAACCACCCTTTGGGCGATGGGTATCGGTGCGCTAATTTTCGGGGTTTTTCGGGTGGCAATTACTGGTTTACGCGCCTATCTTCTCGATCACACCGCTAATCGCATCGATACGGCATTAATCACTGGTTTTATCCGCCATACCCTCAGCCTGCCCCTCGGTTACTTCGAGTCCCGCTATGTGGGGGATATTATCTCCCGCGTCGGGGAAAATCGCAAGATTCAGCGTTTTCTCTCTGGGGAAGCTCTCTCGATTTTACTTGACTTATTAACGGTTTTCGTGTATGTGGCCGTGATGTTCCGCTATAGCTGGCAATTAGCCCTCATCAGTTTAGCGATCGTGCCACCGTTCCTTCTGCTGGCGTTAATTTCTACCCCTTTTCTCCAGCGAATATCCCGGGATATTTTTCAGGCGATCGCTAAAGAAAGCAGTTACCTGATCGAGATTTTAACCGGTATTCGTACCGTCAAATCTACCGCGACAGAGCGATCGACCCGTTGGCACTGGGAAGACCTTTTCTCGGTGGAGGTCAAGAAAAATTTCTCCGGGCAGATTATCGGCAATAATCTCCAGATATTCAGTAATCTAATCGAATCTTTAGCGACGACAGGGTTACTCTGTTTCGGTGCCTATCTGGTAATTCAAAATCAATTATCGATCGGACAATTAATCGCCTTTAATATGCTTTTTGCCCAGATCATCGCGCCTTTTCAACGCTTAACCGTTCTCTGGACGCAATTTCAAGAAGTCAATATCGCCGTCGAGCGCATTAACGATGTACTAGACGCAAAGCCGGAGGAGAATTTAGAGGAACTTTCTCGGCAGTTTCTCCCGGAATTACAGGGACATATTCGCTTTGAAAATGTCACCTTTCGCTACCATACTGACAGCGATCGCAATATTTTAGAAAACCTCAGTTTTGAGATTTTACCCGGTCAAACCGTTGCCCTCGTCGGTCGGAGCGGTTCGGGAAAAACCACGATCTCGAAATTACTGATCGGCCTCTATCCTCCCACCGACGGTAAAGTCTCGATCGACGGTTACGATCTGAGTACAATCGCCCTCAGTTCCCTCCGGCAACAGGTGGGAGTCGTCGATCAAGATACATTTTTGTTCGGTTCCACGATTCGCGAAAATATCAGTTTAGGACATCCCGATCGCCCCCTAGAATCGGTTATCGAGGCGGCAAAATTAGCGGGAATTCATGACTTTATCCAATCGCTTCCAATGGGTTATGAAACTCAAATCGGCGAGGGTGGAGGGCTACTTTCCGGGGGACAGAGACAACGGATCGCCATCGCTCGATCGTTGATGGGAGAACCGCGGCTTTTAATCCTCGATGAAGCCACTTCCCACCTCGATACAGAATCAGAACAGATTATACAAAATAATCTCCAGAAAATCCGCCAGAATCGCACGATGGTGATTATTGCTCACCGTCTTTCTACAGTACGGAACGCAGATCTGATTCTCGTCCTTGATCGAGGGATATTAGTCGATCAAGGAACCCACAAAGAATTAATGTCCCGTCCCGGTATTTACCGTAATTTGAACTCTAATCAATTGAGTGAATAA